A DNA window from Castanea sativa cultivar Marrone di Chiusa Pesio chromosome 7, ASM4071231v1 contains the following coding sequences:
- the LOC142643549 gene encoding pentatricopeptide repeat-containing protein MRL1, chloroplastic isoform X1, producing MTRQQQLDEQKPCLFISLTLSLTPTTSSSSSSSILTSLYLSLSEIPMDVTLSSNPQTLTLVSCTPFSSSSSSKLRSIRREFLGSTQTLRPLRSRTNHRRTKLGLLQFQSPRFLIRASLHSRSVLVLVAVVTFSAVSVFFLNRCRRKNNDSEVSGPPDFVLSELGQDVMNWVFEGLNVGFREQHKEEESKGLKDKIRENGHASGDEEAPLIVQTSALIHEEALVTKPIQPPGSDVLTSSANMSLHSDEPEVSGQTFSPSDFESGVLNPLTLGKETTVLQVEGSKEEIASDSELPTLLSKIKHSAASVNIYDPPAEVNEFNKPNDELGEEHESISYNAFLGVSGREKLYMFYETNNSVAKSTANPSILKSFSPRASLNNKYSSLMRNTALKGAESTTQVSLHSAEYFEGKVPVASYKEGLPHSRGDSGKGKGFPRDREMKHLPKKNYKIAPVFPQPNGMHVTDNSHPSEQLSAYNRLLKVGRLTECVKLLEDMERRGLLDMNKVYHVRFFEACKRKKAIKEAFRYTKLIPNPTLSTFNMLMSVCASSQDSEGAFQVLQLVQDAGLKVDCKLYTTLVSTCAKSGKVDAMFEVFHKMVNAGVEPNVHTYGALIDGCARAGQVAKAFGAYGIMRSKKVKPDRVVFNALITACGQSGAVDRAFDVLAEMGAETQPIDPDHITVGALMKACANAGQVDRAREVYKMIHQYNIKGTPEVYTIAVSCCSQTGDWEFAISVYGDMTSKGVVPDEMFLSALIDAAGHAGKLEAAFEILQKARVEGIHVGIVSYSSLMGACSNSKNWQKALDLYEDLKSMKIKQTVSTLNALITALCDGDQLQKAVEVLSDMKGLGLSPNSITYSILLVASDKKDDLEAGLMLLSQAKKDGICPNIVMCRCIIGMCLRRFEEACARGEPVLSFDSRRPLLDNKWTSEALMAYRDILVAGVMPTIEVLSQVLGCLQLPYDVSLKNRLIENLGVSVNISGCSNLCSLIDGFGEYDPRAFSLIEEAASLGIVPCVSFKESPIVVDARNLQTHTAQVYLLTVLKGLKHRLAAGSKLPNINILLPVEKTQFLTPKGEKTINLAGRVSQAITALLRRLGIQYQGNESYGKIRINGLTLRRWFQPKLDSPFSGKPGDWSSSQSRLGKEIIHQQRDIRTGDLSLD from the exons GGCCTTCTTCAATTCCAGTCCCCGAGATTTCTCATCCGAGCTTCTCTCCATTCTCGCTCCGTCCTCGTCCTCGTCGCCGTAGTCACTTTCTCCGCCGTCTCCGTCTTCTTCCTCAATCGCTGTAGAAGAAAGAACAACGATAGCGAG GTGTCAGGACCTCCGGATTTTGTGTTATCTGAACTAGGACAAGATGTTATGAACTGGGTCTTTGAAGGTCTGAATGTGGGCTTTCGAGAGCAACACAAGGAGGAAGAAAGCAAAGGGTTAAAGGATAAAATCAGAGAGAATGGCCATGCTTCAGGGGATGAAGAGGCCCCATTGATTGTTCAGACCTCTGCTTTGATTCATGAAGAGGCTCTTGTCACTAAACCGATACAGCCACCTGGTTCTGATGTTCTCACATCTAGTGCTAATATGTCTTTGCATTCAGATGAACCTGAAGTTAGTGGTCAAACTTTTTCACCCAGCGACTTTGAATCGGGTGTGCTAAATCCTCTTACTTTGGGTAAAGAAACGACTGTGTTGCAAGTGGAAGGATCTAAAGAGGAAATTGCTTCTGATTCAGAGTTGCCTACACTATTGTCTAAAATTAAGCATAGTGCTGCTTCTGTTAACATATATGATCCACCTGCAGAAGTGAATGAATTTAATAAGCCAAATGATGAGCTTGGTGAAGAGCATGAATCCATTAGCTATAATGCCTTTCTTGGAGTATCGGGTAGAGAAAAGCTTTACATGTTTTATGAGACAAACAATTCTGTGGCAAAGTCTACAGCAAATCCCAgtattttgaaatcattttctCCTCGTGCCTCTCTTAACAATAAATATTCTTCATTGATGAGGAACACTGCACTAAAAGGAGCAGAATCAACAACACAGGTTTCTCTTCATTCTGCAG AATATTTTGAAGGAAAAGTTCCGGTTGCAAGTTATAAAGAAGGTCTTCCCCACAGTAGAGGGGACTCTGGAAAAGGCAAAGGGTTTCCAAGAGACAGGGAGATGAAAcatttacctaaaaaaaattataaaattgcgCCTGTGTTCCCCCAGCCAAATGGGATGCATGTTACTGACAATAGTCATCCTTCTGAACAACTTAGTGCTTACAATCGATTGCTAAAAGTTGGGAG GTTAACTGAGTGTGTAAAATTGCTTGAAGATATGGAAAGAAGGGGTTTGTTGGATATGAATAAG GTTTATCATGTAAGATTTTTTGAAGCGTGCAAAAGGAAAAAGGCTATTAAGGAAGCTTTTCGTTACACCAAGCTGATTCCAAATCCAACATTGAGTACTTTCAATATGCTTATGTCAGTGTGTGCAAGTTCTCAAGATTctgagg GAGCTTTCCAAGTTCTGCAACTTGTCCAGGATGCTGGACTGAAAGTTGATTGCAAACTTTATACAACCCTGGTATCAACTTGTGCTAAAAGTGGAAAAGTTGACGCAATGTTTGAA GTGTTTCATAAGATGGTTAATGCTGGAGTGGAGCCAAATGTTCATACATATGGAGCCCTTATTGATGGTTGTGCCAGAGCTGGGCAAGTGGCTAAGGCATTTGGTGCTTATGGGATAATGAGGTCTAAG AAAGTGAAGCCAGATCGAGTTGTATTCAATGCGCTTATTACTGCATGCGGTCAATCAGGAGCAGTGGATCGTGCTTTTGATGTATTAGCAGAAATGGGAGCTGAGACACAGCCTATAGACCCTGATCATATCACTGTTGGTGCTCTGATGAAGGCATGTGCAAATGCTGGTCAG gTTGATCGGGCACGAGAAGTATATAAGATGATTCATCAATATAACATTAAGGGCACTCCAGAGGTTTACACAATTGCTGTTAGTTGTTGTAGCCAGACTGGTGATTGGGAATTTGCCATCAGTGTGTATGGTGACATGACTAGCAAGGGCGTGGTCCCTGATGAG ATGTTTCTCAGTGCATTAATAGACGCTGCGGGCCATGCTGGAAAGCTGGAGGCTGCATTTGAAATCTTACAAAAGGCCAGGGTCGAAGGAATACATGTTGGAATTGTATCATATAGCTCTCTAATGGGAGCCTGTAGCAAT TCCAAAAACTGGCAAAAAGCATTGGATCTATATGAGGATCTCAAATCTATGAAAATAAAGCAAACTGTTTCAACATTGAATGCTCTAATCACTGCCCTGT GTGATGGGGATCAATTGCAAAAGGCTGTGGAAGTTCTATCTGATATGAAGGGACTAGGATTGTCTCCCAACAGCATCACTTATTCCATACTTCTGGTGGCAAGTGACAA aaaaGATGATCTAGAAGCAGGCCTCATGCTCCTTTCTCAAGCCAAAAAGGATGGGATTTGCCCTAACATAGTTATGTGTAGATGCATAATTG GTATGTGCTTACGAAGATTTGAGGAGGCTTGTGCACGTGGTGAACCTGTTTTGTCATTTGACTCAAGACGGCCACTGCTTGACAATAAATG GACCTCAGAGGCCTTAATGGCTTACCGTGACATACTTGTAGCTGGTGTAATGCCTACCATTGAAGTTTTGTCACAAGTTTTGGGATGCTTGCAACTCCCCTACGATGTATCTTTGAAAAATAGACTCATAGAGAATCTGGGAGTGAGTGTTAACATATCAGGATGCTCAAACCTGTGTTCATTAATAGATGGGTTTGGAGAATATGACCCTCGCGCTTTTTCATTAATTGAG GAAGCTGCTTCGCTTGGAATTGTTCCCTGTGTATCATTCAAAGAAAGTCCAATTGTTGTTGATGCAAGAAACTTGCAGACTCATACTGCTCAG GTCTATCTCTTAACCGTTTTGAAAGGTCTCAAGCATCGGCTTGCTGCTG GTTCTAAGTTACCtaacataaatattttactgCCTGTGGAGAAGACACAATTTCTGACTCCCAAAGGGGAGAAGACAATCAATCTAGCAGGAAG GGTTAGCCAGGCAATCACAGCATTACTGAGAAGACTTGGGATACAGTACCAAGGGAATGAATCGTATggaaaaattagaattaatgGGCTAACCTTGAGAAGATGGTTTCAGCCAAAGCTGGATTCTCCTTTCAGTGGGAAACCAGGAGATTGGAGTTCATCCCAATCACGACTGGGGAAAGAAATTATCCATCAGCAGCGCGATATTCGAACTGGAGATTTATCTTTGGATTAA
- the LOC142642501 gene encoding auxin-responsive protein SAUR15-like, with translation MGIHLPQIVLHAKQIIHRRSFNVPKGHFAIYVGEEEKNKKRFVVPISYLKHPLFQELLSKAAEEFGFDHQMGGLTIPCAEEDFINLTSRLNSSRS, from the coding sequence ATGGGTATTCATCTACCACAGATAGTTCTTCATGccaaacaaattattcataggaGGTCTTTTAATGTTCCGAAAGGCCATTTCGCGATATATgtaggagaggaagagaagaATAAGAAACGTTTTGTGGTTCCAATCTCTTATTTGAAGCATCCTTTGTTCCAAGAGTTGTTGAGTAAGGCAGCAGAAGAGTTCGGTTTCGATCATCAAATGGGAGGTCTTACAATTCCATGTGCTGAAGAGGATTTTATTAATCTCACTTCTCGTTTAAATAGCTCGAGGAGCTAA
- the LOC142642500 gene encoding auxin-responsive protein SAUR23-like produces MGVRMLSMIANAKQLLKLHSIHTRNQSDVPRGHIVVYVGEIQRKRFVVPISYLNHPSFQDLLTRAEEEFGFNHPMGGLTIPCKEEAFINLTSQLHAS; encoded by the coding sequence ATGGGTGTCCGTATGCTATCCATGATTGCCAATGCCAAGCAACTTCTCAAACTGCACTCCATCCACACAAGAAATCAGTCTGATGTTCCAAGAGGACACATTGTAGTGTATGTGGGAGAAATCCAAAGAAAGCGGTTTGTGGTTCCCATATCATACTTGAACCATCCTTCATTCCAAGACCTGCTTACACGAGCTGAGGAAGAGTTTGGATTCAATCATCCAATGGGTGGTCTAACAATTCCATGCAAAGAGGAAGCTTTCATCAATCTCACTTCTCAATTGCATGCCTCATGA